From Endozoicomonas sp. 8E, the proteins below share one genomic window:
- a CDS encoding SPOR domain-containing protein — MSTRTPTRRGASKAASKKKSNQQSKLPGWMWLVTGFAAGFFVAFLIKLTPAPVSVNASKETAETAQSSKKSPEPVFDFYTVLPEQEVILPEPVERQSPPTVTVSEKTGPKSVPEAKTATKPGVKYLLQAGSFRSAKDAERLKAQLLLAGQEPRVVKVTVGAGESWHRVQLGPFDTSESIDQAKQVLADFKIDGLLLRMK, encoded by the coding sequence ATGAGCACCCGTACTCCAACAAGAAGAGGCGCCAGCAAGGCCGCTTCGAAAAAGAAATCCAATCAACAGTCGAAACTGCCAGGCTGGATGTGGCTGGTGACAGGTTTTGCGGCTGGCTTTTTTGTGGCTTTCCTGATCAAGCTGACACCGGCTCCTGTTTCCGTTAATGCTTCTAAGGAGACAGCTGAAACGGCTCAGTCTAGTAAGAAAAGCCCGGAGCCGGTCTTCGATTTTTATACCGTGCTGCCTGAGCAGGAAGTGATTCTGCCTGAACCTGTTGAACGTCAGTCGCCACCTACAGTAACAGTCAGTGAAAAAACGGGCCCGAAATCCGTGCCTGAAGCGAAAACAGCCACTAAGCCCGGTGTGAAATATTTGTTACAGGCTGGTTCATTTCGAAGTGCCAAAGATGCCGAGCGTCTGAAGGCGCAGTTGCTCCTGGCAGGTCAGGAACCCAGGGTCGTCAAGGTAACCGTGGGTGCAGGGGAATCGTGGCACAGGGTTCAGCTGGGGCCTTTTGATACATCGGAAAGTATTGATCAGGCTAAGCAGGTGCTGGCTGATTTCAAGATTGATGGTTTGTTGTTGAGAATGAAATAA
- the ribB gene encoding 3,4-dihydroxy-2-butanone-4-phosphate synthase, giving the protein MSQSLLEPFGDPLQRVERAIDSLRRGEGVILVDDENRENEGDLIFAAETLTVKQMALLIRECSGIVCLCLTDEKLRALELPAMVEDNSSSYGTAFTVTIEAKKGVTTGVSAADRVTTIKTAIKDDCRPQELARPGHVFPLRAQPNGVLDRRGHTEGTVDLAMLAGYKPAGVLCVLIREDGEMMRLPGLVEFARTQKLPVLTIEDLVSYRLGQLKKTA; this is encoded by the coding sequence ATGAGTCAGTCTTTATTAGAACCCTTTGGTGACCCACTCCAACGTGTAGAAAGAGCGATTGACTCGCTTCGCAGAGGCGAAGGCGTCATTCTTGTAGATGACGAAAACCGGGAAAACGAAGGGGACCTGATTTTTGCTGCAGAAACTCTCACAGTAAAACAGATGGCCCTATTGATCCGTGAATGCAGTGGAATTGTCTGTCTGTGCTTAACCGATGAAAAACTCCGAGCTCTCGAGCTGCCTGCGATGGTTGAGGACAATTCCAGCAGCTATGGCACCGCTTTTACAGTGACTATTGAAGCCAAAAAAGGTGTAACCACTGGTGTCTCTGCAGCAGATCGTGTCACTACTATCAAAACCGCCATAAAAGACGATTGTCGTCCTCAAGAACTGGCCCGGCCAGGCCATGTATTCCCCCTGAGAGCTCAACCCAACGGAGTACTGGACAGAAGAGGGCACACTGAAGGCACTGTTGATCTTGCCATGCTAGCTGGATACAAGCCTGCTGGCGTTCTCTGTGTACTCATCCGTGAAGATGGGGAGATGATGCGCCTGCCTGGTCTGGTGGAATTTGCCAGAACTCAAAAACTTCCTGTTCTGACCATTGAAGATCTGGTCAGCTACCGTCTGGGTCAGCTGAAAAAAACCGCCTGA
- the trxC gene encoding thioredoxin TrxC, with product MSQPLQIVCPKCSTPNRVPKERLEDGGSCGKCRSKLFDGKPAELNSGNFKRFLAQTDIPVVVDFWAPWCGPCNAMAPAFSKAAGELEPNIRLAKLDTQKHQQIAAQLNIRSIPTLIVFKGGKEIDRISGALPANQLKKWIKNAAKS from the coding sequence ATGTCTCAGCCCTTGCAAATCGTCTGCCCCAAATGCAGTACTCCCAACCGGGTCCCTAAAGAGCGCCTGGAAGACGGGGGCTCTTGCGGCAAATGCAGGAGCAAACTCTTTGACGGCAAACCCGCAGAACTCAATTCCGGTAATTTCAAACGTTTTCTGGCCCAGACCGATATACCGGTTGTGGTGGATTTCTGGGCTCCCTGGTGCGGTCCCTGTAATGCCATGGCTCCAGCCTTTTCCAAAGCAGCAGGTGAGCTCGAACCCAACATAAGACTGGCAAAACTGGATACCCAAAAGCACCAGCAGATTGCTGCCCAATTGAATATTCGCTCTATCCCAACCCTGATTGTGTTCAAAGGCGGGAAAGAAATCGACCGTATATCCGGTGCCCTGCCCGCCAATCAGCTGAAGAAGTGGATTAAAAATGCGGCCAAAAGCTAA
- the hslV gene encoding ATP-dependent protease subunit HslV, protein MEQYRGTTILSVRRNDSVVVGGDGQVSLGNAVIKGNAHKVRRLFKGKVIAGFAGGTADAFTLFERFEAQLEKHHGRLEKAAVELAKEWRTDRTLQRLEAMLIVADAKASLVITGNGDVMVTDDGILAIGSGGFFAQSAAKALYQNTDLGAKDIVEKSLEIAADVCVYTNQNRVIEEIKIEQS, encoded by the coding sequence TTGGAACAGTATCGTGGCACCACCATTCTGTCCGTTCGTCGAAACGACAGTGTGGTCGTAGGGGGTGATGGTCAGGTTTCACTGGGTAATGCCGTCATCAAGGGCAATGCCCATAAGGTGCGTCGCCTGTTCAAAGGCAAAGTTATAGCAGGCTTTGCTGGTGGTACAGCAGACGCATTTACTCTTTTCGAACGTTTTGAAGCCCAGTTGGAAAAGCATCATGGGCGTCTGGAAAAAGCAGCCGTTGAACTGGCGAAAGAATGGCGTACCGACAGAACCTTACAGCGTCTGGAGGCCATGTTGATTGTAGCAGATGCCAAAGCATCTCTGGTCATTACCGGCAATGGTGACGTAATGGTCACTGATGATGGCATTCTGGCCATTGGCTCGGGTGGATTCTTTGCTCAGTCTGCTGCCAAAGCGCTCTATCAGAATACTGACCTGGGTGCGAAAGATATCGTTGAGAAAAGTCTGGAAATAGCTGCAGATGTCTGTGTCTATACCAACCAGAACCGGGTTATCGAAGAAATCAAGATTGAGCAGTCCTGA
- a CDS encoding S9 family peptidase, whose product MKAPIAQKIAHKIVQHGTSRVDDYHWLRDKNWQKFIAGDLDFDNPAVLEYIQSENAYRDEFMKGYKGVQETLYGEVLSRIREDDESWPVKEGGFFYYSREEKGKDYSILCRKQGSREAPEEVYFDINSEAEGKELYIFGASGTNLRQTHFAYSFNLTGSMERTIRVRDLATGQDLDWEFANSTGSFLWHGNEHLYIVERDESGRGRDVYKVHIHKGVAEKELIFSKPEEYDSMFLSLSRTNDREYFMIHLDSGSTHVVYLAGRDSDQFEKFAVGENDVSFSLEHYRGDFYILTNQDGANDFKVMMCPAASEMTIAQEKWPQENWQEFIPEQKDLCLSSIHFYSRFLIVERKNNQKVLDEVAVMDMDSGTFSTISMPDEAYCLDFYGDWNHQATVVRLDYDSPVSPNTVFELDLEKGALTEVYRKDVPNFNASLYEVKREFAMARDGEQVPLTIIHKKGTRLDGSNKAMVYAYGSYGYGMSAGFSSPKFSLIDRGFVYAIAHVRGGDDKGYSWYLNGKMQHKMNTFNDFIDCCEYLVRRGYTAQGQIAINGGSAGGLLMGAVTNMRPDLFGCVVADVAFVDVINTISDASLPLTAPEWEEWGNPITSKEDFDYISAYSPYDNIEAKDYPPTLYNSGISDEQVTYWEPTKMVAKLRALKTDDNPLILNMKMHAGHAGASKRYEWIEEIAFDYSFILKCFDRV is encoded by the coding sequence ATGAAAGCACCGATAGCCCAAAAAATAGCCCACAAGATCGTTCAACATGGTACTAGCAGGGTTGATGACTATCACTGGCTGAGAGATAAAAATTGGCAGAAGTTTATTGCCGGTGATCTGGATTTTGATAATCCGGCAGTTCTTGAATACATTCAGTCTGAAAATGCCTACAGAGATGAGTTTATGAAAGGCTACAAGGGTGTTCAAGAAACTCTCTACGGTGAAGTTCTTTCCCGTATCAGGGAAGACGATGAATCCTGGCCGGTCAAAGAAGGTGGTTTTTTCTATTACTCAAGAGAAGAAAAAGGCAAAGATTATTCGATTCTCTGTCGCAAGCAAGGCTCAAGAGAAGCGCCTGAAGAAGTCTACTTTGACATAAACAGTGAAGCAGAAGGTAAAGAGCTTTATATTTTCGGTGCTTCAGGCACCAACCTTAGGCAGACTCATTTTGCCTACAGCTTTAATCTGACCGGTTCAATGGAGAGGACTATCCGGGTTCGAGATCTGGCGACTGGGCAGGATCTGGATTGGGAGTTTGCAAACAGTACCGGGTCTTTTCTCTGGCACGGCAATGAGCACCTCTACATTGTTGAGCGGGATGAGTCAGGTCGTGGTCGTGATGTCTACAAGGTCCATATCCATAAAGGTGTTGCTGAAAAAGAGTTAATCTTTTCCAAGCCTGAGGAATACGACAGCATGTTTTTGTCATTATCACGAACCAATGATCGTGAGTATTTCATGATTCATCTGGATAGTGGTTCGACTCATGTCGTGTATTTGGCCGGACGGGATTCAGATCAGTTTGAAAAGTTTGCTGTGGGCGAGAACGATGTCTCGTTCTCTCTGGAACATTACAGGGGCGACTTCTACATTCTGACCAATCAGGATGGAGCCAACGACTTCAAAGTTATGATGTGTCCGGCCGCTTCTGAAATGACGATTGCCCAGGAAAAGTGGCCCCAGGAAAACTGGCAGGAGTTTATCCCTGAGCAGAAGGACCTGTGCCTGAGTAGCATCCATTTCTACAGCCGCTTTCTGATTGTTGAGCGCAAGAATAACCAGAAAGTACTGGATGAAGTGGCTGTGATGGATATGGATTCCGGAACCTTCTCAACTATCTCAATGCCGGATGAGGCTTATTGTCTGGATTTTTATGGTGACTGGAATCATCAGGCAACCGTTGTCAGGCTAGACTACGATTCACCCGTATCGCCAAACACGGTGTTTGAGCTGGATCTGGAAAAGGGTGCTTTGACAGAGGTTTATCGCAAAGATGTTCCCAACTTTAATGCCTCGCTTTATGAAGTGAAGAGAGAGTTCGCCATGGCTCGAGATGGTGAGCAGGTGCCACTGACCATTATCCATAAGAAAGGAACGAGGCTGGATGGAAGCAACAAGGCCATGGTGTATGCCTATGGTTCGTACGGCTATGGCATGTCGGCAGGTTTTTCTTCGCCTAAATTCAGTCTGATTGATCGCGGTTTTGTCTATGCCATTGCACATGTCAGGGGCGGGGATGACAAGGGGTATAGCTGGTATCTCAATGGCAAAATGCAGCACAAAATGAATACCTTTAACGATTTCATTGATTGCTGTGAGTACCTGGTTCGTCGTGGCTATACGGCCCAGGGTCAAATCGCTATTAATGGTGGCAGTGCGGGCGGTCTGCTGATGGGTGCCGTGACCAATATGAGACCCGACCTGTTTGGTTGTGTTGTTGCCGATGTGGCTTTTGTCGATGTGATCAATACCATCAGCGATGCGTCTTTGCCCCTGACTGCGCCAGAATGGGAAGAGTGGGGCAACCCGATCACCAGTAAAGAAGACTTTGATTACATCTCAGCTTATTCGCCCTATGACAACATAGAAGCAAAGGACTATCCTCCTACGCTCTACAACTCGGGGATATCCGATGAGCAGGTCACTTATTGGGAACCGACCAAAATGGTGGCCAAACTCAGAGCGTTGAAAACCGATGACAACCCCCTGATCCTCAATATGAAAATGCATGCAGGTCATGCCGGTGCCAGCAAGCGTTACGAATGGATAGAGGAAATTGCATTTGATTACTCCTTTATCCTGAAATGCTTCGATAGGGTGTAA
- a CDS encoding YceI family protein: MRFQPAPINSKGKKMKKILLFLLVLTACGLSNAAQYELNRDISRVSFATVKLEYVIEPASISSLTGSINETGLLTLDIPISGIDTGIGIRNERLNKLFFQSDLFPSAKVSAQISKSLLALGTVVKQLTVPAKVTLYGQTQELEFPVNVVKCGDLLSVASTEPVIIRASQFGVPAKNLTELAKTVGQIPISETVPVNFSLVFSK; encoded by the coding sequence ATGAGGTTTCAACCTGCTCCGATTAACTCCAAGGGAAAAAAGATGAAAAAAATTCTTTTATTTCTACTAGTGTTAACTGCTTGCGGACTCAGTAATGCGGCGCAATACGAACTAAACCGGGATATATCAAGAGTGTCATTCGCTACGGTGAAGTTAGAGTACGTTATTGAGCCAGCTTCAATATCCTCTCTAACGGGCAGTATTAATGAAACCGGTCTGTTAACTCTGGATATTCCAATCTCTGGCATTGACACCGGAATCGGAATCAGAAATGAACGCTTGAATAAGCTATTTTTTCAATCGGATTTATTTCCCAGTGCAAAGGTTTCTGCACAAATTTCCAAATCATTATTAGCCCTTGGTACAGTGGTTAAACAGCTAACTGTTCCGGCAAAAGTAACCCTCTATGGCCAAACACAAGAGCTGGAATTTCCAGTCAATGTGGTAAAGTGCGGAGATCTATTGTCGGTGGCCAGCACAGAGCCGGTTATCATTCGAGCTTCTCAATTTGGTGTTCCGGCTAAAAATCTGACAGAACTGGCAAAAACTGTGGGACAGATCCCGATTTCTGAGACCGTTCCTGTCAATTTTTCATTAGTATTCAGCAAATAA
- a CDS encoding response regulator, whose product MDVYQIVESGVLDNKKVLVAEDNPANQLVLKKLLKKVNIEPVFAENGQEALEYCKSDPESWDLILMDCEMPVMDGYTATEAIRQFEQEAGIEEHTIIGLSAHAIDELKNKALSRGMDDYLTKPIERDYLFQTLVDYLG is encoded by the coding sequence ATGGACGTTTACCAAATCGTTGAGTCCGGTGTGCTGGATAACAAGAAAGTGCTGGTGGCTGAAGATAATCCTGCCAATCAACTGGTGCTGAAGAAGTTACTCAAGAAAGTCAATATTGAGCCGGTTTTTGCAGAAAACGGTCAGGAAGCCCTGGAGTACTGCAAGAGTGATCCGGAGAGCTGGGACCTGATTCTGATGGACTGTGAAATGCCCGTCATGGATGGTTACACTGCCACCGAAGCAATCCGGCAGTTTGAACAGGAGGCCGGAATAGAAGAGCATACCATTATCGGTCTCAGTGCTCATGCTATTGACGAGTTGAAAAACAAAGCCTTATCCAGAGGCATGGACGACTACTTAACCAAGCCTATTGAACGTGATTATTTATTTCAAACCCTGGTCGATTATCTCGGCTGA
- a CDS encoding DNA-3-methyladenine glycosylase I, translating into MKPERYDVIFERACERKGGEAAVESLLVKPLSNDQLRSIPDDRYLAELTRKVFQSGFVWRVVDQKWPDFEEVFWGFDIDKLLMMPDDMLERKATDPKIIRHLKKVWSIRENALMIHDVRQGEGSFAQFVALWPEDNIIGLWAYLKKHGSRLGGNTGPYALRALGKDTFLMTRDVEGYFRAMKIIEGSATSQKSQKAIQLFFNQLRGTSGRSLTELSRILAFGVGDNHVQALADMAH; encoded by the coding sequence ATGAAGCCAGAACGCTATGATGTCATCTTTGAGCGTGCCTGTGAACGCAAGGGGGGAGAAGCAGCTGTTGAATCGTTGCTGGTAAAACCCCTTTCCAATGACCAATTAAGAAGTATTCCGGATGATCGCTATCTTGCAGAACTTACCCGCAAGGTTTTTCAGAGTGGATTTGTCTGGAGAGTTGTGGATCAGAAATGGCCTGACTTTGAGGAGGTATTCTGGGGTTTTGATATTGACAAGCTGCTGATGATGCCTGACGACATGCTGGAGCGAAAAGCCACTGACCCTAAAATTATTCGTCATCTCAAGAAAGTCTGGAGCATCCGGGAAAACGCCCTGATGATCCATGATGTACGACAGGGAGAAGGCAGCTTTGCACAGTTTGTCGCGCTCTGGCCTGAAGATAATATCATTGGGCTTTGGGCCTATCTGAAAAAACATGGCAGTCGTCTGGGCGGGAATACCGGCCCCTATGCCCTGAGGGCATTGGGCAAAGATACCTTCCTGATGACAAGGGATGTTGAAGGTTATTTCCGAGCTATGAAAATCATTGAGGGCAGTGCAACCAGCCAGAAAAGCCAGAAAGCTATCCAATTATTCTTCAATCAGCTTAGGGGGACCAGTGGTCGATCGTTGACCGAACTCAGCAGAATATTGGCTTTTGGTGTCGGTGATAACCATGTTCAGGCGTTGGCTGATATGGCTCACTGA
- the leuS gene encoding leucine--tRNA ligase, translating to MEEHYQPHKIETEAQKYWEENDSFAVSEEAGKEKYYCLSMFPYPSGRLHMGHVRNYTIGDVVSRYQRMLGKNVLQPMGWDAFGLPAENAAIKNKTAPAPWTYENIDYMKGQLKRLGFGYDWNRELATCKPDYYKWEQWFFTKLYDKGLVYKKMSSVNWCPNDATVLANEQVEDGRCWRCDTLVERKELPQWFVKITAYADELLADLDQLEDWPEQVKAMQRNWIGRSEGVQMTFKVANPVAGSPEAFQIYTTRPDTLMGVTYVAVAAEHPIAKAAAANNPKLAAFIEECKSNGVTEAEMATMEKVGVDTGIRAIHPMTGKEVPVWAANFVLMDYGTGAVMAVPGHDQRDYEFATRFELAIEQVIEPANGEACDLSKEAFTEKGKLINSGEFDGLSSQEAFNAIADKLISLGKGEKQVNYRLRDWGVSRQRYWGAPIPMRYLEDGTEVTVPLEDLPVLLPENVEMDGVHSPIKADPEWAKTTHNGQTATRETDTFDTFMESSWYYARYCSPQTDEQMLDPAAANYWLPVDQYIGGIEHAVMHLLYSRFFHKLLRDADLVDSDEPFKKLLCQGMVLADTFYKLDDKGLKHWIAPNDVDFELDDKGRLIKATLKETGESVEHAGMSKMSKSKNNGIDPQELIDKYGADTIRLYTMFAAPPEQTLEWSESAVEGAHRFLRRFWKQVSEHLASGDVPALDSKALSKEQKDLRRKTHETIKKVSDDCERRLTFNTAIAAIMELNNAIARFRDNSDQARAVLREALEASTLMLAPIAPHAMHSVWNALGHAEPVVQAGWPAVDESALEKDAITMVVQVNGKVRAKLEVPADMDRSAIEKLALEQENVTRFTEGKTVRKVIVVPGKLVNIVAN from the coding sequence ATGGAAGAGCATTACCAGCCGCACAAGATTGAGACAGAAGCCCAGAAATACTGGGAAGAGAACGACAGTTTTGCTGTCAGTGAAGAGGCCGGCAAGGAAAAGTACTACTGCCTGTCCATGTTCCCTTACCCCAGCGGCCGACTGCATATGGGCCACGTTCGCAACTACACCATTGGCGACGTGGTATCCCGTTATCAACGTATGCTGGGTAAAAACGTCCTGCAACCCATGGGTTGGGATGCCTTCGGTCTACCGGCAGAAAACGCCGCTATCAAAAACAAAACCGCTCCAGCCCCATGGACTTACGAAAACATTGACTACATGAAAGGTCAGCTCAAGCGTCTTGGCTTCGGTTATGACTGGAACCGTGAGCTGGCCACCTGCAAACCGGACTACTACAAGTGGGAACAGTGGTTCTTCACCAAACTTTACGACAAGGGTCTGGTCTACAAGAAGATGTCTTCTGTGAACTGGTGCCCCAACGACGCCACTGTGCTGGCCAACGAGCAGGTAGAAGATGGCCGTTGCTGGCGTTGCGACACTCTGGTGGAGCGTAAAGAGCTGCCCCAGTGGTTTGTGAAAATCACGGCTTACGCAGACGAATTGCTGGCTGACCTGGATCAGCTGGAAGACTGGCCTGAGCAGGTCAAAGCCATGCAGCGCAACTGGATTGGCCGCTCCGAAGGTGTTCAGATGACCTTCAAAGTGGCTAACCCGGTTGCAGGCTCACCAGAAGCATTCCAGATCTACACTACACGCCCGGACACGCTGATGGGTGTGACTTACGTGGCCGTTGCTGCAGAGCACCCTATCGCCAAAGCAGCGGCTGCCAATAATCCGAAACTGGCCGCTTTCATTGAAGAATGCAAGTCCAACGGTGTCACTGAGGCAGAAATGGCCACCATGGAAAAAGTGGGTGTTGATACCGGTATTCGAGCCATTCACCCAATGACGGGCAAAGAAGTACCTGTCTGGGCTGCCAACTTCGTATTGATGGATTACGGCACCGGCGCTGTTATGGCGGTACCCGGTCATGATCAGCGTGACTACGAATTTGCTACCCGCTTTGAACTGGCTATCGAACAAGTCATCGAGCCTGCAAACGGCGAAGCGTGTGACCTGTCCAAAGAAGCGTTCACTGAAAAAGGCAAGCTGATCAACTCCGGGGAATTTGACGGCCTGAGTTCTCAGGAAGCATTCAATGCAATTGCCGACAAGCTGATTTCTCTGGGCAAAGGTGAAAAGCAGGTTAACTACCGTCTGCGTGACTGGGGAGTCAGTCGTCAGCGTTACTGGGGAGCTCCGATTCCCATGCGTTATCTGGAAGACGGTACTGAAGTCACAGTCCCTCTGGAAGATCTTCCGGTGCTGCTGCCTGAAAATGTTGAGATGGATGGTGTTCACTCACCCATCAAGGCCGATCCTGAGTGGGCTAAAACCACCCATAACGGCCAGACAGCAACCCGTGAAACCGATACCTTCGATACGTTCATGGAATCCAGCTGGTACTACGCTCGCTATTGCTCTCCTCAGACTGACGAGCAAATGCTGGACCCGGCGGCTGCCAACTACTGGCTGCCCGTCGATCAATACATTGGTGGTATTGAACATGCCGTTATGCACCTGCTTTACTCCCGCTTTTTCCACAAACTGCTTCGTGATGCCGACCTGGTTGACAGCGACGAACCCTTCAAAAAACTGCTCTGTCAGGGCATGGTTCTGGCTGATACCTTCTACAAGCTGGACGATAAAGGCTTGAAGCACTGGATTGCACCAAACGATGTAGACTTTGAACTGGACGACAAAGGTCGATTGATCAAAGCCACCCTGAAGGAAACCGGTGAATCCGTTGAGCATGCGGGCATGAGCAAAATGTCCAAATCCAAAAACAACGGTATTGATCCACAGGAACTGATCGATAAGTATGGTGCCGACACCATTCGTCTGTACACCATGTTTGCTGCACCTCCCGAGCAGACCCTGGAGTGGTCCGAAAGCGCTGTTGAAGGCGCTCACCGCTTCCTGCGTCGTTTCTGGAAACAGGTTTCTGAACATCTGGCTTCCGGAGATGTACCGGCTCTGGACAGCAAGGCTTTGAGCAAGGAACAGAAAGACCTGCGTCGTAAAACTCACGAAACCATCAAAAAGGTTTCCGATGATTGCGAACGTCGTCTGACTTTTAACACCGCTATTGCTGCCATCATGGAATTGAACAACGCGATTGCCCGGTTCAGGGACAACAGTGATCAGGCTCGTGCCGTGCTTCGTGAAGCTCTGGAAGCCTCCACTCTGATGCTGGCACCTATTGCTCCTCACGCTATGCACAGCGTCTGGAATGCCCTGGGTCATGCAGAGCCCGTGGTTCAGGCTGGCTGGCCTGCGGTGGATGAGTCCGCCCTGGAGAAAGACGCCATCACCATGGTGGTTCAGGTCAATGGCAAAGTTCGTGCAAAGTTGGAAGTTCCAGCCGACATGGATAGAAGTGCGATTGAAAAGCTGGCGCTTGAGCAGGAAAATGTAACCAGGTTCACTGAAGGAAAGACCGTTCGCAAGGTGATCGTAGTGCCCGGAAAACTGGTCAATATCGTTGCCAACTGA
- a CDS encoding ankyrin repeat domain-containing protein, which yields MKTGPRLPNDKVQSDQVPRQQDLDSGRFKHWLVKSTVAQTFLHTLSVAITKSTTLLSRVTQIILLPLLHLIGHGELLSTRVQKIEQSKSEPQQRLPFLVTNLMSLSTRFDGEDKARLYDFSDGCCYGLASSYVLYEQMGCTEEYDELLSTVSQDPALGWVFWNNHYDHLADAILDAQQMFKADPATQDHQALLLLKLRPFCESLLAFHAPATTTLQEEVPVQNTEKTAQWIVSAAGGSTPVLHSTPSYPIGLTKSGLCLLLNKIAETTREGQDSRLFHLNTGRHILSLKVTPEGFEIRDQNIRNYKRLFKKERDFFAASCLADSLNTSQILSSGLAIPNESKDTVFAIKEFTNVSSASSNSGHRRLETLLAEIPESGLLPINHRNLHNFNQLLLAVRCGTSEVAETVMVKATVVADIEPGFFNQQDDFGQTALTWAALQNYTNVVDKLLDQPGIRTNLPRQDGAIPLHCACHYGHAEIVEKLLVRPDVQINHKTNEGETPIQIAIKAGHIEIVKRLLEEGADIETSSVALAPEACRGEIRELIETELKKR from the coding sequence ATGAAAACAGGACCACGCTTGCCGAATGATAAGGTTCAATCTGATCAGGTGCCCCGGCAACAGGACTTGGATTCAGGGCGTTTTAAGCACTGGTTAGTCAAAAGTACAGTCGCTCAAACTTTTCTGCATACGCTGTCTGTAGCAATCACTAAATCCACAACTTTGCTCAGTCGGGTAACGCAAATTATATTATTGCCTTTGCTCCACCTGATTGGTCATGGAGAGCTTCTGTCAACCAGAGTGCAGAAAATTGAGCAATCGAAATCAGAGCCGCAGCAAAGATTACCGTTTTTGGTCACGAATCTGATGTCACTATCAACCCGGTTTGATGGTGAAGATAAGGCAAGACTTTATGATTTCAGTGACGGCTGTTGCTATGGTCTTGCCTCAAGCTACGTACTATACGAGCAGATGGGATGTACAGAGGAATATGATGAACTTTTGAGCACTGTAAGCCAGGATCCGGCACTGGGCTGGGTATTCTGGAATAACCACTATGATCATCTGGCGGATGCTATTCTGGATGCCCAGCAGATGTTTAAAGCCGATCCTGCCACGCAGGATCATCAGGCGCTCTTGTTATTAAAACTGCGGCCTTTTTGTGAATCGTTACTGGCTTTTCATGCACCGGCAACCACGACGTTGCAGGAAGAAGTGCCTGTGCAAAATACAGAGAAGACTGCACAATGGATTGTCTCAGCGGCTGGTGGCAGTACTCCGGTCTTACATTCAACTCCCTCGTACCCCATTGGGCTTACCAAATCCGGGTTGTGCTTATTATTAAACAAGATCGCAGAAACGACTCGGGAAGGCCAGGACAGCCGTCTTTTTCACCTCAATACCGGCAGACATATCCTATCTCTGAAGGTGACTCCCGAAGGATTTGAAATCAGGGATCAAAATATTCGTAACTATAAGCGGTTATTTAAAAAGGAACGGGACTTCTTCGCCGCTAGCTGCCTGGCCGATTCTTTAAACACCAGTCAAATCTTGTCATCCGGCTTAGCGATTCCAAACGAGTCAAAGGATACCGTATTTGCCATCAAGGAATTCACAAACGTTTCATCAGCCAGCAGCAACTCAGGGCACAGACGTCTTGAAACCCTGTTAGCGGAAATTCCGGAATCCGGGCTTTTACCCATAAATCATCGTAACCTTCATAATTTCAATCAGCTGCTACTGGCTGTTAGATGTGGAACCAGTGAAGTGGCTGAAACAGTGATGGTTAAAGCCACGGTGGTCGCAGACATAGAACCAGGCTTTTTCAATCAGCAAGATGATTTTGGCCAGACTGCCCTGACTTGGGCTGCACTCCAGAATTATACAAATGTCGTGGATAAGTTGTTAGATCAGCCGGGCATTCGTACCAATCTACCCAGACAAGATGGCGCAATACCATTACACTGTGCCTGTCATTATGGTCACGCCGAAATAGTGGAAAAGTTACTCGTCAGACCTGATGTCCAAATAAATCACAAAACGAATGAGGGCGAAACCCCGATACAGATTGCGATCAAAGCCGGGCATATTGAAATCGTTAAACGTCTTCTTGAAGAAGGTGCTGATATTGAAACATCTTCAGTAGCCTTAGCCCCTGAGGCATGTCGCGGTGAAATCAGGGAGCTGATAGAGACAGAGCTTAAGAAGCGGTAG